CACGCCGGCGGTGATCGCTGCGCTCGAAAGCGAACGCCCGAACGTGACCGTCGTGCATGCCGGTGGCGCACAGCTCGACATCGGTGGACCGATCTTGATGACGCTCGCCGAGGTTCTACGGTTCGTCCAACTGGCGCCCGGCGAAGTGGTCGCCGTGCATCTCGAGGCGCTCAATCATTGTCCGACTACCCGCGCCGAGGTGCGCTCGCTGACCAATGAGCCCGGTGTCGGGCCGCGGCTGCACGTACCAGACGACGGCGAGACGCTTTCGTTTGAGAAGTCCTGGCAGGCACGGAACTAGCAGCCGGGCCGCCGATCCAGATCGGGCAGGGCAGGGGGAGCAGGGCAGGAGTTCGCCCGTGGTCTACCGCTGCAACACACGGCGCTCCACGCGCACGCCGTCGCGAATCTGGTCGCTCGGATAGGCAACCACGCGGTCGCCTTCCTTCAGGCCCTTGACAATTTGGGTCTCACGGCCGTTGGTCTGGCCGACTTCGACCGGGGTCAAGGCTGCGCGGCCGCCGGCGATCCGGTAGACGGCCCAACCGCCTTCGTAGCGAAACAACGCCCCGGCGTTGAGCAGCAGCAAATCGTCACCTTCCCAAACGACGATCTGCGCCTCGACGCGATAGGCGTCGCCGAGCCGAGCGCGGGTCTCGGGCGGGTCGACAAAGTCGGCAATCACGTTGACGCGCTGCTCTTCGACACCCAAGGCCGAGACCTTGAGAAACGCCTGCGGCTCGATCAGGCGGACCCGCGCCAAGAGCCGCCGCTGGGCACCCCAATGTTCGAGGTAGACCTTGGCGTCGGGCGAAATCCGCACGGCATCGGTTGAGAGCACGTCGATCTCGATTTCCAGGTCCCTTGGATCGCCCAATTCCATCAGCGGCGTACCCGGCGCGATCATCCCTTCGCTTTCGCGAAACACGTGCAGCACCTCGCCGTCGATGGGTGAATGGAGATCCAGTCGCGATTGCCCTCCGGCGCCATCGCCGCGCGTACGCGTCAATGCGGCCTGCGCCATCTCCAGTTCATAGGCCGCGATCTGCACGGCGAATTCGCCGGCCTGCACGTCGTTGGTCGCCGTACGCAGCATGGTCACCGCCAGATCGTATTGTTCGCGCGTCGCCGTTCCCGAGGCCAACAGCCGCTCGGTGCGTTCGTGCTGCGTCATGGCATATTTCGAGTTCGCCTGGGCGCGCTCGAGTAGCGCCCGGGCATGTTCGCGGCGGGCTTCGGCCGCGCGAACTCGAGCCTCGGCCTCGGCGAGTGCCCGGGCATCGAGCAAGCTCGGATCGCTGGGTTGGATCGCGGCCACGATCGTGGCGCCGGCTTGAACCGGGTCGCCGGCGTGCAGTTCGACGCGTAGCAAGTCACCCATCAAAGGCGCCAGCACGACGTAGCGTTCCTTGATGCGTGTCTTGCCGTCATCGTTCACGGTCACCTCGAGCCTGCCGCGGACAACCTCGGCGATTTCGA
This window of the Pirellulales bacterium genome carries:
- a CDS encoding HlyD family efflux transporter periplasmic adaptor subunit, whose protein sequence is MRPSRQFFVYAGFAVVAAALLAYAFWPEPALVEIAEVVRGRLEVTVNDDGKTRIKERYVVLAPLMGDLLRVELHAGDPVQAGATIVAAIQPSDPSLLDARALAEAEARVRAAEARREHARALLERAQANSKYAMTQHERTERLLASGTATREQYDLAVTMLRTATNDVQAGEFAVQIAAYELEMAQAALTRTRGDGAGGQSRLDLHSPIDGEVLHVFRESEGMIAPGTPLMELGDPRDLEIEIDVLSTDAVRISPDAKVYLEHWGAQRRLLARVRLIEPQAFLKVSALGVEEQRVNVIADFVDPPETRARLGDAYRVEAQIVVWEGDDLLLLNAGALFRYEGGWAVYRIAGGRAALTPVEVGQTNGRETQIVKGLKEGDRVVAYPSDQIRDGVRVERRVLQR